Proteins from one Pseudomonas bijieensis genomic window:
- a CDS encoding ClpXP protease specificity-enhancing factor translates to MNSSRPYLVRALYEWIVDNDCTPHMLVNAEYPSVQVPQGFANDGQIVLNVSPAAVRHLHMDNDAVSFEGRFGGVPHTLYVPIAAILGIYARENGQGMVFELEAPLDGEEEFEPDDDLPPPDDEPPRPSGRPSLKVVK, encoded by the coding sequence ATGAACTCCAGTCGACCTTATCTGGTCCGCGCGCTCTACGAGTGGATTGTGGATAACGATTGCACCCCGCACATGCTGGTCAACGCCGAGTATCCGTCGGTGCAGGTGCCGCAGGGTTTTGCCAACGATGGGCAGATTGTCCTGAACGTATCGCCAGCCGCTGTGCGTCACCTGCACATGGATAATGACGCCGTCAGCTTCGAAGGGCGCTTCGGTGGTGTGCCGCACACGCTGTACGTGCCTATTGCTGCGATCCTGGGGATTTATGCTCGGGAGAATGGCCAGGGCATGGTGTTTGAGCTGGAAGCGCCGCTGGACGGTGAAGAAGAGTTCGAGCCGGATGATGACCTGCCGCCACCGGATGACGAGCCGCCGCGTCCTAGCGGGCGGCCTAGTCTGAAAGTGGTGAAATAG